The Flaviflexus equikiangi genome contains the following window.
GGATGCCGTCACCCTCCGGGTCGGCGACCTCGAGCTCATGTCGTCCTACTACGAGAATGCACTTGCGCTGACGCCGATCGAGGAGAAGGCGCGCGGCACGGAAGTTCATCGCGTGCTCGGCCGCGCGAGCGTCCCCCTCGTCAAACTCGTATCGACTCCCGGCCTGCCCGGCGTTGACCCTCGCCAGGCCGGCCTGTTCCACACCGCCTTCCTCTTCGATACGCGAAGCGCACTTGCCGCGACTGTTTATCGGGCTGCTCAGGATGGTCGGGGCCAGTATGTCGGCTCCGGCGATCACCTCGTGTCTGAGGCCTTCTACTTCACCGATCCCGAAGGCAATGGAATCGAGCTCTACGTCGACCGGCCCCGCAGCGAGTGGACGTGGAGGAGCGGCCAGGTCGAGATGGCGACCCTGTACCTCGACCCGAATCGGTTCCTCCAGACCCACCTCGATCAGGATGCCCTCGACTCCGCGCCGACCACCTCCGGCATCGTCGGACACGTCCACCTCCAGGTCGGCGACATCGCCACGGCCCGCGACTTCTACGTCGATGCGATCGGCTTCGAGGCCACGTCCGCCCTCGGAGGGCAGGCGCTCTTCGCCTCTGCCGGGGGATATCACCATCACGTCGCGATGAATACGTGGAACAGTCTCGGCGCCGGGCCGCGGGCTGCGAGCCTTGGCCTCGGCAACGTGGCGATCACCGTGCCGGGCCGAGACGATCTCGATGCTCTCGTTGCTCGTCTCAAGCGCAAGAGCCTCTCGTTCTCGGACGGTGGAACCTCTGTCGTGACGCGCGACCCCTGGAATACTCAGGTGAGCGTCTCCCTCCCCGGTGTCACCGCCGACGAACTTCTTCTCGGATAGGCCGGCACCTTGACACGCCCCGCTGTATTTAATCTGGCGGGGCTCTGCTGTCCCGTCTCCTCGGTGGATAGAGCGTCTGCGTCTTCTGAGAAAAGGTGCGGGGATGCTTGGGTGATGGTGCGATCGCGTGTAGGTCGAGCTGGTGACTGCCGTGAAACCGTGATGTGACGGGCTTCTCTCTGGAGGATCTCCCGGGGCGTGAATGATGACAGCGCTCACATCTAGTACGCTGGTACTAAGGTCCCAGGTACGCGCGTACTACTTCTGTCAGACTCTTCTCATCGCAACTGAATCTCAACGATGAGAGGATCCCTGATGGCATTCCGTGTCGCATCAGAAGTAGGGAAATTGCGGCAGGTCATTGTTCACCGCCCCGGTCGGGAGATGGACCGCCTGACGCCCAGTAATAAAGACGAGCTGTTGTTCGAC
Protein-coding sequences here:
- a CDS encoding VOC family protein, which codes for MAANETIDERVISAKAGMDAVTLRVGDLELMSSYYENALALTPIEEKARGTEVHRVLGRASVPLVKLVSTPGLPGVDPRQAGLFHTAFLFDTRSALAATVYRAAQDGRGQYVGSGDHLVSEAFYFTDPEGNGIELYVDRPRSEWTWRSGQVEMATLYLDPNRFLQTHLDQDALDSAPTTSGIVGHVHLQVGDIATARDFYVDAIGFEATSALGGQALFASAGGYHHHVAMNTWNSLGAGPRAASLGLGNVAITVPGRDDLDALVARLKRKSLSFSDGGTSVVTRDPWNTQVSVSLPGVTADELLLG